A DNA window from Trichosurus vulpecula isolate mTriVul1 chromosome 2, mTriVul1.pri, whole genome shotgun sequence contains the following coding sequences:
- the LOC118839571 gene encoding zinc finger protein 260-like, whose amino-acid sequence MSGMKTHKEKAPPSGDQNTKEDHKRRGRKRRASAAIYLARIQGLVTFEDVSVDFSRSEWKQLKPAQRDLYRDVMLENYKNLVSLGLQSFKPDLISRLEQGEVPWIPAGHVPKDSLHHKTICGTKKSSPKQNLCIKESSKKRFTKDNSQDSKLRKVSGGNSKPEIQKEKLDKQSKKEALNHSKTSSESKVHNCNTFEKKCSPVSIPTSRQSVPVERSAHKCDISRESFFRQLSELIKHSKISFGKNICKYNNDKQTFNNRTDSTQNHEGRNGEKVGKDNKCGKDDMPRKPHTEQQRSHSKEKRNRCNECGKTFTRSTGLSEHKKIHNGEKPFECDECGRAFTAKGRLNEHQKVHTGKKPYKCHECGKAFTGRGRLNEHQKVHTGDKPYECNECGKAFIQKGTLLEHQNVHTGEKPYECKQCGKAFRQRGQLREHQKIHTGEKPYKCHECGKAFSGKGRLTDHKKIHSADKPHKCSECGKGFIQKSHLTDHQKVHTGEKPYKCNQCGKAFIKKALLNGHQKIHTGVKPYECDHCGKAFTLKGRLNEHLKIHTGERPYECDQCGKGFIVKARLTEHLKIHTGEKPHKCAECGKSFTQSGQLTEHLRIHSGLKPFKCSHCGKAFTHKGRLSEHQKIHTGEKPYECSQCGKAFTQSGQLNEHMKIHTGERPYECKQCGKAFTRKERLSEHQRIHTGVIPYECSECGKAFTRKERLSEHQRIHTGAKPFECGECGKTFSRRTSFFYHQKTHAT is encoded by the exons CTCCACCTTCTGGAGACCAGAACACGAAGGAGGATCATAAGAGAAGAGGTCGTAAGAGAAGAGCAAGTGCTGCAATCTACTTAGCCAGAATTCAG GGACTGGTGACCTTCGAAGATGTGTCTGTGGACTTCTCCCGGTCTGAGTGGAAACAGCTGAAACCTGCTCAGAGGGACTTGTATagggatgtgatgctggagaattaTAAGAACCTGGTCTCCCTGG GGCTTCAATCTTTTAAACCAGATCTGATCTCCCGGCTGGAGCAAGGGGAAGTACCATGGATTCCAGCAGGCCATGTTCCAAAAG atTCCCTTCATCACAAGACTATCTGTGGGACCAAGAAGTCATCTCCAAAGCAGAATCTCTGTATAAAAGAATCCTCTAAGAAAAGATTCACAAAAGATAATTCACAGGATTCAAAGCTTAGAAAAGTTTCAGGAGGCAATAGCAAGCCAGAGATACAGAAGGAAAAGCTGGACAAACAATCCAAGAAGGAAGCACTCAATCACAGCAAAACTTCCAGTGAGTCAAAGGTACATAATTGCAATACATTTGAGAAAAAATGTAGTCCAGTGTCAATACCTACTTCACGACAGTCAGTTCCAGTGGAAAGAAGTGCCCATAAATGTGATATATCTAGAGAGAGCTTCTTCAGGCAGCTTTCAGAACTAATTAAACATAGCAAAATCTCCtttgggaaaaatatttgtaaatataataatgataagcaAACTTTCAATAACCGCACAGATTCTACTCAAAACCATGAAGGACGTAATGGAGAAAAAGTTGGTAAAGATAACAAATGTGGGAAGGATGACATGCCCAGGAAACCCCACACTGAACAGCAGAGAAGCCATAGTAAAGAGAAACGCAATagatgtaatgaatgtgggaaaaccttcaCACGAAGCACAGGACTTTCTGAacataaaaaaattcataatggaGAGAAGCCCTTTGAGTGTGATGAATGTGGGAGGGCCTTCACAGCAAAGGGAAGACTTAATGAACATCAGAAAGTTCATACAGGAAAGAAGCCTTATAAATgtcatgaatgtgggaaagccttcactgGAAGAGGACGGCTTAATGAACACCAGAAAGTTCATACAGGAGACaagccctatgaatgtaatgaatgtgggaaggccttcataCAAAAGGGTACACTTCTTGAACATCAGAatgttcatactggagagaaaccctatgaatgtaaacaatgtgggaaagccttcagacAGAGGGGACAACTTCGTGAACATCAAaaaatccatactggagagaaaccttataaatgtcatgaatgtgggaaagcattCTCAGGAAAGGGACGACTTACTGATCATAAGAAAATTCATTCAGCAGATAAACCCCacaaatgtagtgaatgtgggaaaggtTTCATCCAAAAGTCACACCTTACTGACCATCAAAAAgttcatacaggagagaaaccttataaatgtaatcaatgtgggaaagcttttatAAAGAAGGCACTGCTTAATGggcatcagaaaattcatactggagtgaaaccctatgaatgtgatcattgtgggaaagccttcacaCTGAAAGGACGACTTAATGAGCATTTGAAAATCCATACTGGAGAAAGACCCTATGAATGTGATCAGTGTGGGAAAGGTTTCATAGTGAAGGCACGGCTTACTGAGCATCTGAAgattcatactggtgagaaacctcATAAATGTGCTGAATGTGGGAAATCCTTTACACAAAGTGGACAACTTACTGAACATCTGAGAATTCATTCTGGTTTAAAACCTTTCAAATGTAGTcactgtgggaaagccttcacaCATAAGGGACGACTCAGtgaacatcagaaaattcatactggagagaaaccctatgaatgtagtCAGTGTGGCAAAGCCTTCACACAAAGTGGACAACTTAATGAACATatgaaaattcatactggagagagaccATATGAATGCAAacaatgtgggaaagcctttacaCGGAAGGAAAGACTTagtgaacatcagagaattcatactggagtgataccttatgaatgtagtgaatgtgggaaagcctttacaCGGAAAGAAAGACTTagtgaacatcagagaattcatactggagcaAAACCCTTTGAATGCGGTGAATGTGGAAAAACCTTCAGTCGTAGGACATCCTTTTTTTATCATCAGAAGACTCATGCTACataa